In one Choloepus didactylus isolate mChoDid1 chromosome 1, mChoDid1.pri, whole genome shotgun sequence genomic region, the following are encoded:
- the LOC119527430 gene encoding nucleoporin NUP35, with protein sequence MAAFAVESQAPALGSEPMMLGSPTSPKPGVNAQFLPGFLMGDLPAPVTPQPRSISGPSVGVMEMRSPLLAGGSPPQPVVPAHKDKSGAPPVRSIYDDISSPGLGSTPLTSRRQPNISVMHSPLVGVTTTTLGTGQSMFSPANIGQPRKTTLSPAQLDPFYTQGDSLTSEDHLDDTWVTVFGFPQASASYILLQFAQYGNILKHVMSNTGNWMHIRYQSKLQARKALSKDGRIFGESIMIGVKPCIDKSVMENSDRCALSSPPLAFTPPIKTLGTPSQSGSNPRISTMRPLATAYKASTSDYQVISDRQTPKKDESLVSKAMEYMFGW encoded by the coding sequence ATGGCAGCCTTTGCCGTGGAATCCCAAGCGCCCGCACTTGGATCTGAACCAATGATGCTGGGTTCACCCACCTCTCCAAAGCCAGGAGTTAATGCTCAGTTCTTACCTGGATTTTTAATGGGGGATTTGCCAGCTCCAGTGACTCCACAACCTCGATCAATTAGTGGCCCTTCAGTAGGAGTAATGGAAATGAGATCACCTTTACTTGCAGGTGGGTCACCACCACAACCAGTTGTACCAGCTCATAAAGATAAAAGTGGAGCTCCACCGGTTAGAAGTATATATGATGATATTTCCAGCCCAGGACTTGGATCAACTCCTTTAACTTCAAGAAGACAGCCAAATATTTCAGTAATGCACAGTCCTCTTGTTGGAGTTACAACTACTACTCTTGGAACAGGACAAAGTATGTTTAGTCCGGCAAATATTGGCCAACCACGAAAGACTACATTATCTCCTGCCCAGTTGGATCCTTTTTATACTCAGGGAGATTCTCTGACTTCAGAAGATCACCTCGATGACACTTGGGTGACTGTGTTTGGGTTTCCTCAAGCATCTGCATCCtatattttattacaatttgCACAATATGGGAATATCTTAAAACATGTGATGTCTAACACAGGAAATTGGATGCATATCCGTTACCAATCTAAATTGCAGGCCCGGAAAGCCTTAAGCAAAGATGGAAGGATTTTTGGAGAGTCTATCATGATTGGTGTAAAACCATGTATAGATAAAAGTGTCATGGAAAACAGTGACAGATGTGCTTTGTCATCTCCACCTCTAGCCTTTACCCCACCAATCAAAACCTTAGGGACACCATCCCAATCTGGAAGTAATCCTAGGATTTCTACCATGAGACCTCTTGCTACAGCATATAAAGCTTCTACTAGTGACTATCAGGTTATTTCTGACAGACAAACGCCAAAAAAAGATGAAAGTCTTGTATCCAAAGCAATGGAGTACATGTTTGGTTGGTAG